One Cryobacterium psychrophilum DNA segment encodes these proteins:
- a CDS encoding GntR family transcriptional regulator, with amino-acid sequence MSKVTTRDGNASTRIADSIRASILAGEYPPDTRIRQEDVAERFGASRLPVREALRTLESDGLVHLVANTGAWVNRLTLADCEEIYQTRERLEPLLLRYAMPHLDDARLDLLDELAQAMEDTTEVDEFLRLDREFHLSSYEPSGTHILGDLVRRLWNSTQFYRRAYTMLLDDDRRRIMHDEHHLLTTALREGDADGAERVVESHIRRTRLQLARHPEVFDLPTSREAHSK; translated from the coding sequence ATGAGCAAAGTAACCACCCGGGACGGCAACGCGAGCACCCGCATCGCCGACAGCATCCGCGCCAGCATCCTCGCCGGTGAATACCCGCCCGACACGCGGATCCGCCAGGAGGACGTTGCTGAGAGGTTCGGCGCGAGCAGGCTGCCGGTGCGGGAGGCCCTGCGCACCCTGGAGTCCGACGGACTCGTCCACCTCGTCGCCAACACGGGCGCCTGGGTCAACCGGCTGACCCTCGCCGACTGCGAGGAGATCTACCAGACCCGTGAGCGCCTCGAACCGCTCCTGCTCCGCTACGCGATGCCCCACCTCGACGACGCCCGGCTCGACCTGCTCGATGAGCTGGCCCAGGCCATGGAGGACACGACCGAGGTCGACGAGTTCCTGCGGCTCGACCGCGAATTCCACCTCTCCTCCTACGAGCCCAGCGGCACCCATATTCTCGGCGACCTCGTGCGCCGGCTCTGGAACTCCACCCAGTTCTACCGCCGCGCCTACACCATGCTCCTCGACGACGACCGTCGGCGGATCATGCACGACGAGCACCACCTGCTCACGACAGCCCTGCGCGAGGGCGACGCAGACGGCGCCGAGCGCGTCGTCGAGTCACACATCCGCCGTACCCGGCTCCAGCTCGCGCGGCATCCGGAGGTCTTCGACCTCCCCACGAGCCGAGAGGCACACTCCAAATGA